The genome window CAGCGCGCACCCGCCTCCGTATCCTCCAGAGCCCGTGCCCTCCACAACAAGGTAGACCACATCCTTGCTCACCTCCCTCAGCTCTGTCGTGCTCCTGTGCCGCCGGTACACCACCCTCGGCGCCGTCACCAGCAGGTGTGCTCGCATCCTGGCCACCTCTGCCTTCGGCACCGCCACGAGCATCTCCCCTGTCTTGATGTCCCTAGCATCACATACTCCTTGGGTTGTTGGACTTAATTCTAGTCGTAGGCCTCGGGGACTCGATTGAAGTATGAAGTTTTGGTCGTAACTTGGAAGGTTCGATCGTGCGGGGTGCACGGGAGTAGTTGGAGTTTGAGTCAGAGTCAGATCGTGAGATGGCACAATTCAGTTTAGAATTCGGAGTTAGCAtgtcgctataaatatgagttgtaatctctagtTCCTGTAAGAAAGACACAAAGTCGTGCAAATTGCAAGTTAATAGAGTCGAAAGTTTTCTCCAGAGTGTTTTCACCTTGTTCTTTGTTTGATTTTCATTCTCGCCGAGTAGTACTCGACTCGGGCATTACTGGTTAATCAGTGTGATCAAGAGCAGCACATATAAGGCAGATAGCCAAACTGGTCGTGGTCGAGCACGTACGTCAGATCGCTCGCTTGGTCTGAGGAGTAGTCGCTCGTGCGGTTGGAGACGTGATCGTTCGCGTGATTAACGACCTCGGGCTGGTTGTAGTTGGGGCATATACTGCTTAGACACGTACTGGTCATGGTCGGGTGTGCACGTGATCCAAAGGAAGGGGccaacatctggtatcagagccaggttgGCGCAGCACTAACTCGTGAAGATGTTGATCGTTCCTTAGGGCGAGGCAACGCGGGAGAGTGGTGGTGGGTCGTTCTTGTACTCGTAGTTCACGGCGACAAACTACACAAGCTGGGTGATTCGCGTGCAGGCGATGATGGAGGATCAAGATGTCTGGGAGGTAGTCGAGCTAGCGACCAGTGCAGTTGTCGACGAGAAGAAAGACAAGAAGGCGAGGTCGCATCTCTTCCAAGTGCTCCCAGAGGATCTACTGATGCaggtggcaaggaagaaaactgCAAAGGATGTCTGGGCctgtctcaagacaaggtttGTAGGCGTGGATCACATCAAGAACATGCGGGTGCAAACATTGAAGGGAGACTTCAACACTATGCacatgcaggagggagagatgCTGGACCAGTACGCTGGAAAGCTCAACGTCATGTCTGTCAGGTACACAAACACAAATCTGGGGGAGACACTCGATGACACTGCAGTGGTTAAAAAACTATTCGACACCGTGCCATATCGACTCCTGAGTCTGATCGCCGGGATCGAGCAATTCTATGACCATGACAAGTTGCCTTTTGAAGAAACCGTGGGGCGGCTAAAGGCGTTTGAAGAACGTGCTCACCCACATGCATTTGGCAACAACAATAATGGCGACGACAAGCTTCTACTCACTCAGGACGAGTGGCAAGCGCGGCAGAATAAGGACGGCAGTGATTCCTCGTCAGGCAACAAGGGCAAATACCACTCTTCTGCAGATAGCAATCGCGGTTGGGGTGGTCATGGATGCGGCAGAGGTCATGGCAGAGGTTATTgtggttgtcggagggtgaactcctgtcgcagggatcccgagagacccctttttagagattcggccggggggataatcctgaacgagcttgtttgggaaataagcgggaaaacggaaataaatgtagtggctggtgggagatgatcatcctagtgcgagaaagatgggtgcaccggggtttagacaggttcgggccgcacgggggcgtaacaccctactcctgtatgagtgctatatctatccttgaagggaattcttcaaggatgtatctggttacaagagagagacacttacagagagcttgaggctctcgtgttctagcttggcttgagctggttcgagcgtctgcgtcctctttcttcttTCACCTCtctcttttacgtgttctccatcctttccttttataggcgcgccgacctcgacatatcctgaatgggaaagagggggtgcgagtgccaaggtgccacggagaaaggtgtcatcattccgtcttggtgaagtgacaggggcggtggaaaaatgcggcgcgcatccgaccacccgccactgtggatgccctcgggtgccattaagggggcccaccgggcagcctcagaggtgcccggtgcgcccaccctgtcttgttcttctgccagggcagggtggcaggcggagcgcttcgattctggcaacgttatcccgaggcacccggatgaaacgggacgggacccgtgcatttaatggacccacgcgcccctgccagtgcatggcagggtctgacactggggcgtgggcagctgagaatgtcaggatgtcaggatgtcaggccgcgcgtgcctattaaatgcggcattgggcccttgactggctgacaccccgacgatgggacccttcgagtcgtcggacgatcttgcgcgatccttcgaggaaccgagtcctcgggggctgccacgtgcagccccgagcactctctcccgagcacttcggtgggaccttcgggaaaccgagtcctcgggggctgccacgtgcagccccgagcactctctcccgagcacttgggtgagaccttcggggaaccgagtcctcgggggctgccacgtgcagccccgagcactctctcccgagcacttgggtgagaccttcggggaaccgagtcctcgggggctgccacgtgcagccccgagtactctctcccgagcacttgggtgagaccttcggggaaccgagtcctcgggggctgccacgtgcagccccgagcactctctcccgagcacttcagtgtTTGGAttatcgggggactacagtactcggggataagtgagaaaccttcggagcacttccttcccggtacttggactctgcggatcatcggggaactggggtgctcgggaacctagaggctacggccccgagcactttcccctgggacttagtttcttcttatcctgcagggtggacctcgcgggatggtgatatgtggcggatggccggcccggtctcgggattcagggacccctggttcctaatacactgacagtagcccccgggtccattggtaggcgacgggacggagactgcgaatgggcccttcatcgcggccgaggctgaggctggcgtagacgccatgtggcaagctttcgagaggtggcccttgcggacccggacctcaagtatgccccaacgggaaaatgagtggacgcgtgtccacacaacttccgaagggtatgatgaccatacgggcggcacgcgcggtcgccgcgcagatcaaggaaaatacgcctagcagccgctgacatcgcgcgatcggcgggagattcgcctggcagttgcgtcgatcgaggcgacgcttcgccgagcgaaccgtttgggcggcagtttttgaactttgagatataaaagggggaatggatcggtccgttcccctctttacgctctctcgcacttgtgctcttgccttctttgtgctccgaagcccttaggaaattctcaggcgaccggagcattcttccttctctctctctccaccaccaaaacaccttccatctttgccgagatgacgagggttggaggaggacgccgggacaaggcttcggatagcatcttgccggagtctcgtctgaggaacgaggaggcggcggacaaaatcaggaaactgctggtgccggaggggcaagaaggtgctgtggtggtgaggccggcgggCCTGatgccggcgacgaccgtccctgggcggaccatcctcttcacctcctttgtggcagcggggttggtgccgccgttctccgccttcttcctgcaagtgctggagacgtacggcattcagctggtgcacctaagccccaactctgtggtggtgttggcgacttttgcgcatctctgcgaaatgttcgtgggggtgatgccgtcggcgacgctgcttcgtcatttcttcgtccttcggccggtggggaagaagagggggcactccacggcggacgtcgcggggtgctgcaaccttcggttccgggacggcctgggggatcgttacattccccaggtgctgcgcagcaagtgggaggagtggcgacgggactggttcttcgtcgacgtcgacccccatgagcgcctcgagctgccagaggcggcggcggagcctcggcgatcgacgtgggaggcgccgccgccggaagacgcgaggctgaagccggtgctggagcgcatcctggaattacgcgagtccgggctgacctccgtcatggtggtcgtggacttcctgcgccgtcggctagtgcccttgcgagagcgggcccagccgagctggttctataccggaccggaggacatcaccaggacccagatcggcgcgagctgggatctggggcaggcgaaactgcgggggatgacaagggtgatcaccggaacggaggatatgggccggacggagctcccgtggccggagatggcgctctgcgccaaacccaaccgggtggccattatggcggggctgccggagttcgacgcccaggggcctgtggaccggccaagaagccggagtcccgaggcctccgaactccccgggctagaggagctacttggcgaggagacTACTGCTAGCTCGGCGCGTGCtagcgacggggccgccgcaagcagcagccgccgtgccagagaggagggcgccactgaagtcaTCGAGGAGGTGGcaccgggagatcggggaaagcggCCCCGGGCCCTGATGCTGGTGctggactctccgccgtcgccaacggcagcggtggcatttccggtgctggagccgcgcctggtgcggatggggcctgcaccggcgcccgcgacccgcatggcggaaaccgagacccgcgcggcggcacaCGAGGCCCGCACGGCGGCGCCTGAGGCCCGCGCAACGGTTCAgtcgagcccccagcggaagaggcggcgggaggagtccggaccgacggcaccggacccggacatcaggctcccagcggccaaatggcggtatcggtgagtctcctttcttgcttttccatgggcatttctggcccgaactaagcttcggcatttttcatctgtctcccgtaggccggccgcaggtgCTACTGCGACGGAGAAAGAGCGGGCGCCGAGATCAGAAACGAGCCCACCTGCAgctccgacggaggcgggcaccggaacggcggaggcgccaatcgtcgtggcggccagcgggagagagacggaggcggcggccgagaggaggacggagcaaacgtccagatccttggcgccggcggaacctaccccaggcgtggagagcccggggcggatgatggtggaggcggacgctttgccggggccggcggacagggcggccgatgcgggaatgcggccgccgtccgagtcttcggcgccgacggagcctaccccgggcaggcagtgCCCGGGGCAGATGGCAgcgcagggccctgcagagagctcgaCCCCCCtagaggcactctgcggagaagcctgggccccaccggcgcccgtccagcccgccgaccctttcctggctgccattgaaggcgtcaaaGCAGCGGTGGATGCtaaggagggggagcttgaagctgagcgcgcccgcctggcgttggagaaggcgcagctggcgggcgcccaggaggaggcccgtgcggcggctgcgcaggagcagaagctcctagaagatatccgcgcggaagcggcgcgggaacaagaaattttgaagaccgtgcgggcagaggccgcgcagGAACGAGAaaacgccgcccgcctggctgaggcatcgaagcagcaagctgccgaggcccttgccaggatggggtaggcgcaggagagggagatggcagTCGCTGCCCGGGAGCaagcggcggaggagcggcaagccgagctgacccgtcgggagggcgcggccgagaagacgcgcgccgacctccagcgctgggaagatgacctccggaagatcagagaagagatccaccgctgggaggagaacgtctccatccgggaggtggacaatgagttgtcggcgtcggatctcggtgctcgggaggattcggtggcccagaaggaggacgcactggcccggcgggagggcgagctgagtcgccgagaaggcgaattgagtcgtcgagagggcgaggctgacgcggtggcagcggccatggcgaccagggcggagcagaacgcgaagcacgaggcggaactgaccgcccgtgaacgtgctttatccgagatggtggccaaggcgaagcaggctgccgcccccgcagcagttggcggttcttccggtccggtcagggaccagggacttgaggcacagctgcgggccgccaaggagaagctcgagaccgcctttgtctcgcgggtcaacctcgagcatatgctggaagacgtactccggcggatgcggcgggccatagagaagggtggtctcggacggctcgttggaggcgagaagggcgacggccccgcacgacaagtgttggggctgcagcaggtctgcgagcgcctcgaggccctgccttgggcagtccaggaactcgccgcccgggagggacgtggcttggcacatgcagtggccgagcacgttttggcctgctaccgaagcagggatccaaacttcccgctggagccggcgcgggagggggtggtcgaggctgagggagaggccgcccgggtagcggtccggagtaccgccgtcgtggtggcggccggcttcaggcgagaggtgccgccgccgccagcccccggggacgactcagaggattcagccgacgcctctgctgccgactagatcttttgtagtctttttttcttttgttgtcttgatgaatgtagagGTAGGAGTGAACTTTTAGAAAAGGCCTTGTatctatcctgtgaatattaatggcagtttttccttgagctcgcaactccaatttctctgagtgtttgatgcttcttctgGAGTTTTGtccggaagtcccggggagtactcagtcgggccgttcccgaccttcccgtccccgagaatgaagttaTCCGGATCGCTGctgctggcgtagtcggccttcgagctctcgcgacggacaagagcaggcagaggcataacccagaggtcctatggttcgatggcgcccgggcatgacagaccagaccgagcaccaacagcccgctccgggggcccgagctctggactactcgagcggctcgagcgatgggattacccagagcaccccgaaacttggtagtgcccgggagcctgccacgacaccgaacaccacagcctaccatgccggacgtaagtcagcggcgactgctcgcatgcataccgattgggattcttttatcagcggggaaaatgagagagcgaactttttctcgcacaaccgagcacctcaccagacagattaaacatacggaatccagaaaaaatatgttaacatagtgattgcttatcgaaatactgaatgtgcaatatttacaaggttgggcgacagcgacttacccaaggggcgaagccctcggactgcttgggtggggagaagcccccggccttgctgacctgagccgcgagcacgaccatctacgggtagaagcgtcagagatgctcgatgttccacggattcgggagtggctgtccttcctccgtcgccaacctgaaagaacctgcccgcgggaccgcgatcacggtgaaaggaccttcccacacaggggatagatta of Phragmites australis chromosome 3, lpPhrAust1.1, whole genome shotgun sequence contains these proteins:
- the LOC133911324 gene encoding uncharacterized protein LOC133911324, coding for MEDQDVWEVVELATSAVVDEKKDKKARSHLFQVLPEDLLMQVARKKTAKDVWACLKTRFVGVDHIKNMRVQTLKGDFNTMHMQEGEMLDQYAGKLNVMSVRYTNTNLGETLDDTAVVKKLFDTVPYRLLSLIAGIEQFYDHDKLPFEETVGRLKAFEERAHPHAFGNNNNGDDKLLLTQDEWQARQNKDGSDSSSGNKGKYHSSADSNRGWGGHGCGRGHGRGYCGCRRCRRRWYQDCSEGWKAMLLNEEKLKPKLHDTTERGSSSKVYYLDNEASNHMTGDKEKFRELDEGVTGKVKFGDDSTLQIMGLGSVVFSCKNGDQ